One region of Limnospira fusiformis SAG 85.79 genomic DNA includes:
- a CDS encoding ATP phosphoribosyltransferase regulatory subunit: protein MIHQPPPGARDLLPLDVAQKIWIERRLQQVFHGWGYHRIITSTLERLDTLMAGGAVQRSTVIQLQDAENEGLGLRPELTASIARAAVSRMAGNDHWPQRLYYNANIFRKGGETGHGTQLEFYQAGVELLGADGVRADSEVLLLLWDCLRSLNLQNPQFILGEAGLTRSLLSPFPPPLRDQVRQAIANLDRITLETLSMSPELRQRALFLFDLRGRPEDVLAKVSQLDLDHSQRSALNNLKSLIDGLNQYQKLRPDTLSPMSITLDLSLIQTFDYYTGIVFIVVSDSHSGSRVLGRGGRYDQLLGLYHPQGETKPSIGFSLTIEELHQVLLDMGELPSDIPSGDCLVVPKTPQAEAAAFAYAQDLRQSPDAQVQMELSISDDLLALRESARRRGITQIAWVDEQGNPTLEAI, encoded by the coding sequence ATGATTCATCAACCGCCACCGGGTGCGCGAGATCTACTTCCTCTCGATGTAGCCCAAAAAATTTGGATTGAACGCCGACTACAGCAAGTATTCCACGGCTGGGGCTATCATCGCATTATCACCTCTACCCTGGAAAGGCTTGATACCCTTATGGCTGGGGGGGCGGTACAACGTTCAACAGTCATACAATTACAAGATGCAGAAAATGAAGGTTTGGGACTGCGCCCGGAATTAACCGCTTCTATTGCTAGGGCGGCGGTTTCTCGCATGGCGGGGAATGACCACTGGCCGCAACGTCTGTACTACAATGCTAATATCTTCCGCAAGGGTGGAGAGACGGGACATGGTACACAGTTAGAATTTTATCAGGCGGGAGTAGAATTACTTGGGGCTGATGGGGTCCGCGCTGACTCGGAAGTTTTACTACTGCTATGGGACTGTTTGCGATCGCTAAACTTACAAAACCCACAGTTTATCCTAGGGGAAGCTGGATTAACGCGATCGCTTTTATCTCCCTTTCCGCCACCCTTACGCGATCAGGTTCGACAAGCGATCGCTAATCTCGATAGAATTACTCTGGAAACCCTTTCCATGTCGCCAGAATTGCGACAACGGGCTTTATTCCTCTTTGACTTGCGCGGTCGTCCTGAAGACGTTTTAGCCAAGGTTTCCCAACTAGACCTAGACCACAGCCAAAGATCTGCCCTCAACAACCTAAAATCCTTAATTGATGGTCTCAATCAATATCAGAAATTGCGACCAGATACTCTATCTCCTATGTCTATCACCCTAGATCTCAGTCTGATTCAGACTTTTGACTACTACACAGGCATTGTCTTTATTGTAGTCAGTGATAGTCATTCGGGTTCACGGGTATTAGGTCGCGGCGGACGTTATGACCAGCTTTTAGGACTTTATCATCCCCAGGGAGAAACTAAACCCAGTATTGGCTTTTCCCTCACCATTGAGGAACTGCATCAGGTATTATTAGACATGGGAGAGCTTCCCTCTGATATTCCCTCCGGTGATTGTTTGGTGGTTCCCAAAACCCCCCAAGCTGAAGCCGCCGCCTTTGCTTATGCACAAGATTTGCGTCAGTCCCCCGATGCACAGGTACAAATGGAATTGAGTATTTCCGATGATTTACTCGCCCTCCGAGAGTCCGCCCGTCGCCGGGGAATTACCCAAATAGCTTGGGTAGATGAACAAGGTAATCCTACCTTAGAAGCCATCTAA
- a CDS encoding inositol monophosphatase family protein, which yields MTQEPLQTFLDVATLAATAGGTVLKYYWGNLQDIQEKGRSGDLVTEADKASEAAILEVLKRHVPGHGILAEESGSLGDTSSRYLWAIDPLDGTTNYAHQYPAFATSIALLIDGVPQVGAVYNPFHDELFQGATGHGATCNGTPIKVSQTNSLDQSLLVTGFAYDRRETPDNNYAEFCYLTHLTQGVRRGGSASVDLAYVACGRLDGYWERGLSPWDLAAGVVLVQEAGGKVTAYDESPFEIQSGRILATNGFLHSSLSKALLETPPLSSW from the coding sequence ATGACTCAAGAACCATTACAAACATTTTTGGATGTGGCTACCCTAGCAGCAACTGCGGGGGGTACAGTCTTAAAGTATTACTGGGGTAATTTACAAGATATTCAAGAGAAAGGACGCTCAGGAGATTTAGTCACAGAAGCCGATAAAGCCTCAGAAGCGGCAATTTTGGAGGTTCTCAAGCGCCATGTTCCCGGTCATGGTATCCTTGCGGAAGAGTCTGGTAGTTTAGGGGATACTAGCAGTCGCTATTTGTGGGCGATCGACCCCCTCGATGGTACCACTAACTATGCTCATCAGTATCCAGCATTTGCTACCTCGATCGCTCTTTTGATTGATGGAGTCCCCCAGGTCGGTGCGGTATATAATCCCTTTCATGATGAATTATTCCAGGGTGCGACTGGTCATGGTGCTACCTGTAACGGTACACCGATCAAGGTCTCTCAAACCAATTCACTAGATCAAAGTCTATTGGTGACAGGGTTTGCTTATGACCGTCGCGAAACCCCCGATAATAATTATGCGGAATTTTGTTATCTGACTCACCTCACTCAGGGAGTCAGGCGTGGTGGGTCGGCTTCTGTAGATTTAGCCTATGTCGCCTGCGGACGTTTAGATGGTTATTGGGAGAGAGGACTATCTCCCTGGGACTTGGCGGCGGGGGTGGTCTTAGTCCAAGAAGCTGGGGGAAAGGTGACAGCCTATGATGAGAGTCCTTTTGAAATTCAATCTGGGCGAATTTTAGCTACCAATGGTTTCCTACATTCTAGCCTTAGTAAAGCCCTGTTAGAAACACCCCCCTTATCTTCCTGGTAG
- a CDS encoding bifunctional metallophosphatase/5'-nucleotidase, with protein sequence MKWAVRLYGILFVGAIFVGIAFHDALVNSQDFSLRLLHTNDHHARLESVEVGDNLLGGIARRKTLIDTLLAENETTTLLLDAGDIFQGTLYFNKYLGQADVPFYNQMNYAAVAIGNHEFDRGQETLAEFIRSSAFPMISSNLEIDVNSPLSDLIKSWIIVHVNREQIGILGLTTPDTEVLSSPGEGIKFLDPIAAAKKTVKILRGRGVNKIIALTHLGISEDIKLAQQVDGIDLIVGGHSHTPLGNIPGATQPYPLVETSPNGDNVLVVTDWEWGKYLGDLQVVFDGRGHLIYWSGSPHAVDESIIPDPDFEAQLQVFQAPLEELRNKVIGQTDTVLDGDRRNIRSIETNLGNLIADAILAKMQPDGAEIAIVNGGGIRASIPAGNITLGQVMEVLPFGNTIARCDFTGNQIKKLLEHGVSGVEKGEGSFPQVSGIQLMWNPEAPIGSRIMSVNVISPDGSMKPLEDDVSYRVVTNTFLMTGGDGYEIFKQSNNQVDTGFLLSDVVADYISDRPLINPPVGDRIIKAPL encoded by the coding sequence ATGAAGTGGGCTGTACGCTTGTATGGGATTTTATTTGTGGGAGCAATTTTTGTAGGAATTGCCTTTCATGATGCTTTGGTAAACTCACAGGATTTTAGCCTAAGATTATTACATACAAACGACCATCATGCTCGCCTAGAATCGGTGGAAGTTGGGGATAACTTGTTAGGTGGTATTGCGCGACGAAAAACCCTAATTGATACACTCCTGGCTGAGAATGAAACGACAACCCTATTGCTAGATGCGGGGGATATTTTCCAGGGAACGCTGTATTTTAATAAGTATTTAGGTCAAGCAGATGTTCCCTTTTATAATCAAATGAATTATGCGGCTGTGGCGATCGGAAATCATGAATTTGACCGAGGACAGGAAACCTTGGCGGAGTTTATTAGAAGTTCGGCGTTTCCGATGATTTCCTCTAATCTGGAAATTGATGTCAACTCACCGTTGTCTGATTTAATCAAATCTTGGATTATTGTTCATGTCAATCGTGAACAAATAGGTATTTTGGGGTTAACGACACCAGACACGGAGGTTTTGTCTAGTCCTGGGGAAGGTATTAAGTTTCTTGATCCGATCGCCGCTGCCAAAAAAACAGTTAAAATTCTCAGAGGTCGTGGTGTAAATAAAATCATCGCCCTGACTCATTTAGGCATTTCTGAGGATATTAAATTAGCCCAACAAGTGGATGGAATTGATCTAATTGTGGGGGGACATTCCCACACTCCCCTAGGAAATATACCAGGTGCGACTCAACCTTATCCTTTGGTAGAAACTTCCCCTAATGGGGATAATGTGTTAGTGGTGACTGATTGGGAATGGGGGAAATATTTGGGGGATTTACAAGTTGTTTTTGATGGTAGAGGTCATCTAATATATTGGTCTGGTTCTCCTCATGCTGTGGATGAAAGTATTATTCCTGACCCGGATTTTGAAGCGCAATTGCAAGTTTTCCAAGCCCCCCTGGAAGAATTACGAAATAAAGTTATTGGTCAAACTGATACTGTACTAGATGGCGATCGCCGAAATATTCGCTCTATTGAGACCAACTTAGGAAATCTAATTGCTGATGCAATTCTGGCAAAAATGCAGCCAGACGGTGCCGAAATAGCGATTGTTAATGGGGGAGGAATTCGAGCCAGTATTCCGGCGGGGAATATCACCCTTGGTCAAGTTATGGAAGTTCTCCCCTTCGGAAATACGATCGCTCGTTGTGACTTCACCGGAAATCAGATAAAAAAACTGTTAGAACATGGTGTTAGTGGAGTAGAAAAGGGAGAGGGAAGTTTTCCGCAAGTGTCTGGAATTCAATTGATGTGGAATCCAGAAGCGCCCATAGGTTCGCGGATTATGTCAGTTAATGTCATCAGTCCTGATGGTAGCATGAAACCCCTAGAAGATGATGTTAGTTATCGGGTAGTTACCAACACTTTTTTAATGACAGGCGGCGATGGTTACGAAATTTTCAAACAGTCTAATAATCAGGTAGATACTGGTTTTTTACTGTCAGATGTTGTGGCTGATTATATAAGCGATCGCCCCCTGATTAATCCCCCAGTAGGCGATCGTATCATCAAAGCACCTCTTTAA
- a CDS encoding J domain-containing protein: MSFQINQGLFQLGITDNYAILGVKIDADFNAIRKQYMRIARRLHPDTSAFQEAEEQEIGKELLAKLVSPAYNKFSKDDEKREYELLIQTIAARIKQDPNSIQISTESAKKLQTIGDFNQAYETSLQELVEKQYESPKQALARIGEISELNLVYLMRSRPGNAAATPTPPPPPAEAKSEEAPPPRPAKTSFVDKACDRAVQLMQTSNYAKAILELKDAVKREPSHPRCHGLLGLIYVKQNQPKLGTPHIKKALSIDPNQPEAIEAQQLIQKTATTSSVKGKSKKSGSGSGGLLGRLFGGSKKK, from the coding sequence ATGTCATTTCAAATTAATCAAGGATTATTCCAGCTTGGAATTACGGACAATTATGCTATTTTAGGTGTTAAAATAGATGCTGATTTTAATGCTATTCGCAAACAATATATGAGGATTGCGCGTCGTTTGCATCCAGATACTTCTGCTTTTCAGGAAGCGGAAGAACAAGAAATTGGTAAGGAATTATTGGCGAAATTGGTGAGTCCGGCTTATAACAAGTTTTCTAAGGATGATGAGAAACGAGAATATGAGTTGTTAATCCAAACGATCGCCGCTCGCATTAAACAAGACCCCAACAGTATTCAAATCTCCACAGAATCAGCGAAAAAACTACAGACCATAGGTGATTTTAATCAAGCATATGAAACCAGTTTACAAGAATTGGTCGAAAAACAGTATGAATCGCCGAAACAAGCCCTGGCTAGAATTGGGGAAATTAGCGAACTGAATTTAGTGTATTTAATGCGATCGCGCCCAGGTAATGCAGCCGCTACACCCACGCCGCCACCCCCACCAGCAGAAGCTAAGTCAGAGGAAGCGCCGCCACCCCGACCAGCGAAAACATCTTTTGTGGATAAGGCTTGCGATCGCGCGGTCCAGTTAATGCAAACTAGCAACTATGCTAAAGCTATTCTGGAACTAAAAGACGCGGTAAAACGGGAACCATCACACCCCCGTTGTCATGGTCTATTAGGGTTGATTTATGTGAAACAAAATCAGCCTAAATTAGGTACACCCCATATTAAAAAAGCCCTAAGTATTGATCCCAATCAGCCGGAAGCGATCGAAGCCCAACAACTAATTCAGAAAACCGCTACCACCTCTAGTGTCAAAGGTAAAAGCAAAAAGTCAGGTTCAGGAAGCGGCGGTTTATTAGGGCGACTATTTGGCGGGAGTAAGAAAAAATAA
- a CDS encoding Glu/Leu/Phe/Val family dehydrogenase: MVVSSQVATTSPTPAYICPFDRTCSYLNQAAAELGMDPNILVILEHPRKVVTVSIPVKLDNGKVQILAGHRVQHCDVLGPYKGGTRYHPTVNLGELSALAMLMTWKCALLGIPYGGAKGGIAIDPAQYSVGELERLTRRYTSELIKDIGPAIDIPAPDIGTSSREMAWMMDTYSMNMGHAVLGVVTGKPLSIGGSKGRDMATGRGVMITVREALLEKGQTLEGVTIAIQGFGKVGGAAAQLLHEAGAKIIAVSDAFGGVFDANGLDIPALQSHVNNQKTVVGFPGSDSISNAELLTLPCDVLIPAALEDQITEDNADRIQAKLVAEAANAPITLIADQILETRGITVLPDILANAGGVVVSYLEWVQGQSFLFWDEKRVNREMEKLLRNAYHRVSQHSQQRSVSLRLAAYTLGVGRVSQAMKDRGLYP; encoded by the coding sequence ATGGTTGTATCATCCCAGGTAGCGACTACATCCCCAACTCCGGCTTATATTTGTCCATTCGATCGCACCTGTAGCTATTTAAACCAAGCGGCTGCGGAACTAGGTATGGACCCAAATATCTTGGTGATTTTAGAACATCCCCGGAAAGTCGTCACCGTTTCCATTCCGGTTAAATTAGACAATGGAAAAGTACAAATCCTCGCCGGACACCGGGTGCAGCACTGTGATGTCCTCGGTCCCTATAAAGGCGGAACCCGATATCATCCCACTGTTAATCTGGGAGAATTGTCAGCCTTAGCCATGTTGATGACCTGGAAATGTGCCCTATTAGGGATTCCCTACGGTGGCGCTAAAGGTGGGATTGCTATTGACCCCGCGCAATATAGCGTAGGGGAACTGGAACGCCTCACCCGTCGCTACACTAGCGAATTGATTAAAGATATTGGTCCGGCGATCGATATCCCCGCACCAGATATCGGCACATCCTCACGAGAAATGGCTTGGATGATGGATACCTATTCTATGAATATGGGTCATGCTGTCCTAGGTGTCGTCACCGGAAAACCCCTATCTATTGGCGGTTCAAAAGGTCGAGATATGGCGACCGGACGCGGGGTGATGATTACTGTCAGAGAAGCCTTATTAGAGAAAGGACAAACCCTAGAAGGTGTGACAATTGCTATTCAGGGATTTGGAAAAGTCGGCGGCGCAGCGGCACAACTCCTTCACGAAGCCGGGGCTAAAATTATTGCTGTTTCTGATGCCTTTGGCGGCGTTTTTGATGCTAATGGCTTGGATATTCCGGCTTTGCAATCTCATGTGAATAACCAGAAAACTGTTGTCGGTTTTCCTGGTAGCGATAGCATTAGTAATGCTGAATTACTCACCCTTCCCTGTGATGTCTTGATTCCTGCTGCTTTAGAAGACCAAATTACTGAAGATAATGCCGATCGCATTCAGGCGAAATTAGTGGCAGAGGCTGCTAATGCTCCCATTACCCTCATCGCCGACCAAATACTCGAAACGCGGGGGATTACTGTCTTGCCAGATATCCTCGCTAATGCGGGTGGTGTCGTGGTTAGCTATCTGGAATGGGTGCAAGGTCAATCTTTCCTTTTCTGGGATGAAAAACGGGTGAATCGGGAAATGGAAAAACTACTCCGTAATGCCTACCACCGCGTTAGCCAACATTCCCAACAACGGTCTGTCTCTTTGCGGCTTGCTGCCTATACTCTCGGTGTCGGTCGGGTCTCACAAGCCATGAAAGATAGGGGACTCTATCCATAA
- a CDS encoding 2Fe-2S iron-sulfur cluster-binding protein yields MSAYHTIRIHDRQRDKSYCVQVPEDRYILPCAENQGSDLPYSCRNGACTTCAVRVISGELYQPEAMGLSPELQKEGYALLCVSYPRSDLEVETQDEDEVYELQFGRYFGKGKVRSGLPLDED; encoded by the coding sequence ATGTCCGCCTATCATACAATTCGTATTCACGATCGCCAAAGGGATAAGTCCTACTGTGTGCAAGTTCCAGAGGATCGCTATATCCTCCCATGTGCAGAAAATCAGGGTTCAGATTTACCCTATTCCTGTCGCAATGGTGCCTGTACAACTTGCGCGGTGCGGGTGATCTCAGGGGAGTTGTATCAGCCGGAGGCGATGGGATTATCTCCAGAACTCCAAAAAGAAGGATATGCTTTGCTCTGTGTGAGCTATCCCCGTTCAGACCTGGAAGTGGAAACCCAGGACGAGGATGAAGTCTACGAACTCCAGTTTGGTCGCTACTTTGGTAAAGGTAAGGTGCGATCGGGGCTCCCCTTAGATGAAGATTAG
- a CDS encoding TRAP transporter substrate-binding protein translates to MKRRNILGYAATGVATAAALAACNPQNTSPAVQSDSLPRVRWKMATSWPTSLDTLYGAAELIAELVSKLTDGRFTIQTFAAGEIVPGLQVLDAIQQGTVECGHTASYYYIGKNPALTFGTCVPFGLNTQQQMAWLYHGGGIEAMNKLYADFNTIAFPAGNSGAQMGGWFKREVNNIADLNGLKMRIPGLGGEVLSRLGVNVQVLPGGEIFLALERGAIDAAEFVGPYDDEKLGLNNAARLYYYPGWWEPGSSFDLQINLTAWNRLPTEYQEILKTAASAANIQTLAKYDVQNPQALKRLIDGGTQLKAFSPEILQASLAATTDLLEDMAIRNSSFRDIYEPWKQFRDSIRQWHAVGEFAFSNFVSTPILEGL, encoded by the coding sequence ATGAAACGTCGAAATATCCTCGGTTATGCTGCCACTGGAGTGGCCACCGCCGCCGCCTTGGCTGCCTGTAATCCCCAAAATACAAGTCCGGCTGTTCAAAGTGACTCTTTACCACGGGTACGCTGGAAAATGGCTACAAGTTGGCCAACTTCCCTAGATACGCTATATGGCGCTGCTGAACTAATCGCGGAATTGGTCAGTAAACTAACAGACGGACGATTTACTATCCAAACTTTTGCGGCGGGGGAAATTGTGCCGGGGTTACAGGTGTTGGATGCTATTCAACAGGGAACTGTCGAATGTGGTCACACGGCGAGTTATTACTACATCGGTAAAAACCCGGCTTTGACTTTTGGCACCTGTGTTCCCTTCGGACTTAATACGCAGCAACAGATGGCTTGGCTATATCATGGCGGCGGTATTGAGGCGATGAATAAGCTATATGCCGATTTTAATACTATTGCTTTTCCGGCCGGAAATTCTGGGGCTCAGATGGGGGGATGGTTTAAAAGAGAAGTAAATAATATCGCTGATTTAAATGGGTTAAAAATGCGGATTCCTGGCTTGGGTGGCGAGGTTCTCTCCCGCTTGGGGGTGAATGTTCAGGTTTTACCGGGAGGAGAAATTTTCCTGGCTTTGGAAAGGGGGGCTATTGATGCGGCGGAGTTTGTTGGTCCCTATGATGATGAAAAGTTAGGCTTAAATAATGCGGCGAGGTTATACTATTATCCGGGTTGGTGGGAACCGGGATCTAGTTTTGATTTGCAGATTAATTTGACGGCTTGGAATAGGTTGCCGACTGAGTATCAGGAAATTCTGAAAACAGCAGCGTCGGCGGCTAATATTCAAACTTTAGCTAAGTATGATGTCCAGAACCCTCAAGCGTTGAAAAGGTTGATTGATGGGGGGACTCAGTTAAAGGCTTTTAGCCCAGAAATTTTACAGGCTTCTCTGGCTGCAACTACGGATTTACTGGAGGATATGGCTATTCGTAATTCCTCTTTCCGAGATATTTATGAACCCTGGAAACAGTTTCGAGATAGCATCCGACAGTGGCACGCTGTGGGTGAGTTTGCTTTCAGTAATTTTGTGTCAACACCTATTTTAGAAGGGTTGTAG
- a CDS encoding LL-diaminopimelate aminotransferase: MTTINDNYLKLKAGYLFPEIARRVNTFAEANPDAQIIKLGIGDVTEPLPEACRTAMIKAVEEMGDRSTFKGYGPEQGYSWLREKIAQHDFQARGGDIDAEEIFISDGSKCDTGNILDIFGKDNTIAVTDPVYPVYVDTNVMAGNTGPVNERGEYEGLLYLPITAENNFTAEIPSDRVDLIYLCFPNNPTGATATKEHLKKWVDYARANRSIILFDAAYEAFITDPSLPHSIYEIEGARECAIEFRSFSKNAGFTGTRCAFTVVPKTLMAKTSSGSDVELWKLWNRRQSTKFNGVSYIIQRGAEAVYSPAGQSQIQQLVDFYLENAQIIREKLTAAGLTVYGGVNAPYVWVKTPSGLSSWDFFDKLLQTCNVVGTPGSGFGAAGEGYFRISAFNSRQNVEAAMERITDKFKAL; this comes from the coding sequence ATGACAACTATTAACGATAATTACCTGAAACTCAAAGCTGGCTACCTATTTCCAGAAATCGCCCGGCGGGTTAATACCTTTGCGGAAGCTAACCCCGACGCACAAATAATTAAACTGGGAATTGGTGATGTCACGGAACCTTTACCAGAAGCCTGCCGAACTGCTATGATTAAAGCGGTCGAGGAAATGGGCGATCGCTCTACATTCAAGGGCTATGGACCAGAACAGGGTTATAGCTGGTTGCGCGAAAAAATTGCCCAACATGACTTTCAAGCCAGAGGCGGCGATATTGACGCGGAGGAAATCTTTATCTCTGACGGTTCCAAATGCGACACTGGGAACATTCTGGATATTTTTGGCAAAGATAACACCATTGCCGTCACAGATCCAGTATATCCCGTCTATGTAGATACCAACGTCATGGCAGGAAATACCGGACCCGTGAATGAGCGTGGGGAATATGAGGGGTTGCTATACCTTCCCATTACCGCCGAGAATAATTTTACCGCCGAAATTCCCAGCGATCGCGTCGATTTAATTTATCTGTGTTTTCCCAATAACCCCACAGGCGCTACAGCCACCAAAGAACACCTGAAAAAATGGGTTGATTACGCCCGCGCCAACCGTTCAATTATCCTATTTGATGCCGCCTACGAAGCCTTTATTACCGACCCCAGCTTACCTCACTCCATCTATGAAATTGAAGGCGCTCGTGAATGTGCGATCGAATTCCGTTCCTTCTCCAAAAATGCTGGTTTTACCGGCACTCGTTGCGCCTTCACAGTCGTTCCCAAAACATTAATGGCAAAAACATCCTCCGGGTCTGATGTCGAGCTGTGGAAGCTGTGGAACCGCCGCCAGTCCACCAAATTTAACGGAGTTTCCTACATTATACAACGGGGAGCCGAGGCAGTGTATTCCCCAGCCGGACAATCCCAAATCCAACAACTCGTAGATTTCTACCTAGAAAACGCCCAAATCATTCGCGAAAAATTGACCGCAGCCGGACTCACAGTTTATGGTGGTGTCAACGCCCCCTATGTATGGGTCAAAACCCCCAGCGGTCTATCAAGTTGGGACTTTTTTGATAAATTACTGCAAACCTGTAATGTAGTAGGAACACCAGGTTCCGGTTTTGGTGCAGCCGGGGAGGGATATTTCCGCATTTCAGCCTTTAACAGTCGTCAAAACGTAGAAGCCGCCATGGAACGCATCACAGACAAGTTTAAAGCCCTCTGA
- a CDS encoding thermonuclease family protein, which translates to MPLRLMLTGLLLLLCCIVGVGCSEPPEMPTGMTVRVERVVSGQTIEIVSPTDNIPKLQRVRLIGINAPDLRQDPWGMEAKRRLEQLCQGQQVLLEFDQMESDRYDRLLAYIWRDQILINEELVKQGYALAQAGIYNNKYSQRLDNAQRWARIMGLGIWNPEEPMRFTPAEFRQQQS; encoded by the coding sequence ATGCCATTGAGATTGATGCTTACCGGACTGTTACTCCTGTTGTGTTGTATCGTGGGGGTTGGGTGTTCTGAACCGCCGGAAATGCCCACAGGTATGACTGTCAGAGTAGAACGGGTGGTTAGTGGTCAGACTATAGAAATTGTCAGTCCTACCGATAATATTCCCAAGTTACAGCGGGTAAGACTGATTGGCATTAATGCGCCAGACCTAAGACAAGACCCCTGGGGAATGGAAGCTAAACGAAGGCTAGAGCAGCTTTGTCAGGGACAGCAGGTGCTATTAGAATTTGACCAAATGGAAAGCGATCGCTATGATCGCCTATTAGCATATATATGGCGCGATCAAATTCTGATTAATGAGGAATTGGTTAAACAAGGTTACGCCCTCGCCCAAGCTGGAATTTACAACAACAAATACAGCCAACGCCTTGACAATGCCCAACGGTGGGCTAGAATCATGGGGTTAGGTATCTGGAACCCAGAAGAACCCATGAGATTTACCCCCGCTGAGTTTCGTCAACAACAGTCCTGA
- a CDS encoding RNA-guided endonuclease InsQ/TnpB family protein, whose translation MYPSPELNQVWRKWLAACRYCYNQAIALSRSGKRLSKLKLRNEVMQSDLPEWVKETPCHIRQNAIFDAYLAFSASPGARFRSCRDSSQGIKFNNTNFSSGSWYPRLTKGLTFMVSEPIPKTCGQGTQLVFTKGRWLAIFPEPVAVTPTEANGVIALDPGVRTFITGFDGSRFLELGSGDIGRITRLCQHLDDLMSRIAKEPCRSRRRRMRQATQRMRTKIRNLVDEAHKQIAHYLTHNYSLIFLPTFETSDMVAKAKRKIRSKTARAMLTWAHYRFKLTLRHQGEITGTTVVDVTEEYTSKTCTHCGHVHSQLGGSKVFRCPECGFTLPRDWNGAFGIFLKALRDTASVTLTGNSAIVALSGNSRINVA comes from the coding sequence ATTTACCCCAGCCCGGAGCTAAATCAAGTCTGGCGTAAATGGCTGGCTGCTTGTCGGTATTGCTACAACCAAGCAATTGCATTATCTAGGAGTGGTAAACGACTAAGCAAACTGAAATTACGCAACGAAGTGATGCAGAGTGACTTACCCGAATGGGTCAAAGAAACACCCTGCCACATTCGGCAAAATGCCATCTTTGATGCCTATCTCGCCTTTTCAGCCAGTCCTGGCGCAAGGTTTAGGAGCTGTCGTGACAGCTCTCAAGGGATTAAGTTCAATAATACTAATTTCTCTTCAGGGAGTTGGTATCCAAGACTCACGAAAGGATTAACTTTCATGGTTTCCGAACCCATCCCTAAAACTTGCGGGCAAGGGACTCAGTTGGTGTTTACCAAAGGTCGATGGTTGGCGATTTTCCCTGAACCAGTTGCCGTTACCCCAACTGAAGCGAATGGCGTAATTGCATTAGACCCGGGTGTGCGAACTTTCATAACTGGGTTTGATGGTTCACGATTTCTGGAATTGGGCTCCGGAGATATAGGACGCATCACTCGGTTATGTCAACATTTGGATGATTTGATGAGCCGAATCGCCAAGGAACCCTGTCGTTCAAGAAGGCGACGGATGAGGCAAGCGACTCAACGAATGAGAACCAAAATCCGCAATCTAGTTGATGAAGCCCACAAACAAATTGCTCACTACTTGACTCACAACTACAGCCTAATTTTTTTGCCCACCTTCGAGACTTCCGATATGGTTGCCAAAGCAAAGCGGAAAATCAGGTCTAAGACTGCCCGCGCCATGCTGACATGGGCGCATTATCGATTCAAACTAACCCTGAGACATCAAGGGGAAATAACTGGAACCACAGTTGTAGATGTGACGGAAGAATACACCAGCAAAACCTGTACTCACTGTGGTCATGTGCATTCCCAGCTAGGTGGCTCAAAAGTGTTCCGATGTCCTGAGTGCGGGTTCACTCTACCCAGGGACTGGAACGGTGCTTTTGGAATCTTTCTAAAAGCTTTGCGGGATACCGCCTCTGTTACCTTAACGGGTAATAGTGCTATCGTCGCATTGTCAGGCAATAGCCGGATAAATGTCGCGTAA